A DNA window from Arachis hypogaea cultivar Tifrunner chromosome 18, arahy.Tifrunner.gnm2.J5K5, whole genome shotgun sequence contains the following coding sequences:
- the LOC112769949 gene encoding uncharacterized protein: MKQSQHIDRLLHKQTSEEIEKNRIRLGASIDCIRWLTFQGCAYRGHDESQSSSNRGNFLEMLKFLGSYNERVKKNVLENAPKNAKYTSNDVQKEILHILATKVRNSIREEIGDAKFCIIVDEARDESKKEKMAIVLRFVTLDGFVKERFFDLVHVTDTCATTLKKELISVLSHYNLQVENIRGQGYDGTSNMRGEWNGLQALFLKDYPQAYYVHCFVHRLQLALVAASREVLQIHEFFTQLNSIVTIVSASSKRHDQLQEAQAIENANLVAQNELETGKGVNQISTLQRAGDTRWSSHFNSICSLVKMFTTTNIVLNNIIEDGTTYAQR, translated from the coding sequence ATGAAACAATCACAACATATCGACAGACTTCTTCATAAGCAAACATCAGAAGAGATTGAAAAGAATCGAATTCGACTAGGAGCATCTATAGATTGCATTAGATGGTTGACATTTCAAGGTTGCGCATACAGAGGACATGATGAAAGCCAAAGTTCAAGCAACAGAGGTAACTTTTTGGAAATGTTGAAATTTTTGGGATCTTACAATGAAAGAGTGAAAAAGAATGTTTTGGAAAATGCTCCAAAAAATGCTAAGTATACTTCAAATGATGTCCAAAAAGAAATTCTACATATTCTTGCTACTAAGGTGAGAAATTCAATTAGAGAAGAGATTGGAGATGCcaaattttgtattattgttgATGAAGCTAGAGATGAATCTAAAAAGGAGAAAATGGCCATTGTTTTGAGATTTGTTACTCTAGATGGTTTTGTTAAAGAGAGATTCTTTGATCTTGTGCATGTCACTGATACTTGTGCAACAACTTTAAAGAAAGAATTGATTTCTGTCCTTTCTCATTATAATCTCCAAGTTGAAAATATTAGGGGTCAGGGGTATGATGGTACTAGCAACATGCGGGGTGAGTGGAATGGTTTGCAAGCTTTGTTTCTTAAAGATTATCCACAAGCATACTATGTACATTGTTTTGTTCATAGATTACAATTAGCATTGGTGGCAGCTTCAAGAGAGGtacttcaaattcatgaattttttactCAATTAAACTCTATTGTCACTATTGTTAGTGCTTCTTCAAAAAGACATGATCAATTACAAGAAgctcaagcaattgaaaatgcAAACTTGGTTGCTCAAAATGAATTAGAAACAGGCAAAGGTGTGAATCAAATAAGCACTTTACAAAGAGCTGGGGATACTCGATGGAGctctcactttaattctatttgcagTTTGGTAAAAATGTTTACTACTACCAACATTGTTCTCAATAATATCATTGAAGACGGGACAACTTATGCACAGAGGTGA